The DNA segment ACCTTCCTTTCCGGCGTGTTTTATTCCATTCATTCCCTGTCAGAGTTCTGGCAGCAGGTGTCGGGCTACAATCCCGTGCTCTATATGATCGACGGCTTTCGCTATGGTTTCTTCGGCGTTTCCGATATTCCGCCCTGGCGCAGCCTGCTGGTCGTGCTGGCCTGCTACCTCGTGCTTGCCGCCATTGCGTTGAACCTGCTCAAGCGCGGCTACAAAATACGCAACTAAATTAGGAATTGAAAATGCTTGATCCAAAACAGATCGAACAATGGGTTGCGGCCGGCCTGGGCTGTGAGCATCTTGCAGTAAAAGGCGACGGCCAGCACTTCGAGGCGCTGATTGTCAGCGCCGAATTCGAAGGATTGAACCGGGTGCAACGGCAGCAGCGCGTCTACCAGACCGTGCTCCACAAACTCAATTCCGGCGAATTGCATGCGCTATCGCTG comes from the Georgfuchsia toluolica genome and includes:
- a CDS encoding BolA family protein encodes the protein MLDPKQIEQWVAAGLGCEHLAVKGDGQHFEALIVSAEFEGLNRVQRQQRVYQTVLHKLNSGELHALSLQTLTPDEWKTTRG